In the Parasphingorhabdus halotolerans genome, CGTGAATTCCACCATGCGGATCGTGAAGGAAGAGATATTCGGACCCGTTATTACGGTGATGAGCTACGATGATATTGATGATGCGGTGACCACTGCCAATGATACCGACTATGGATTGTCCGCAGTGATATCCGGTGATCCAGCGGAAGCGGCGAAAGTGGCTCCGCGACTGCGCGCAGGTATGGTCGCTATAAACAATTGGGGCCCAGCACCGGGCGCGCCTTTCGGCGGTTACAAGCAATCGGGCAACGGCAGGGAAGGCGGCATTTATGGCCTTCGCGACTTTATGGAAATGAAATCCATCAGCGGGATTCCCGCCTGAGATGGAATAGATGGAGGCTCAAATCGCTATTTGAGGCTGCGTTGATCGCGGTTCCACAATATTGCTGTTAAAGTTGTCCGGACAAATATATGGCATTACTATTGTGATTCAACCCTGTCCGGCTTGAAATATTTGGAGAACCACGAATGACGCAGTCTCAAGCGATTGTCCTGCCACATCTTATTGAAGCAAAGCCGGTTGCGGGGGATTTTTCGTTACAACAGGCAGACTTGCCAGCCTTGATCGATGGCGATCTGCTGGTGCGGGTGATATATCTTTCGCTTGATCCTTATATTGGCACTGCGTTGCGTGGACGGCATATGACGCCGCAACCGAGCCCGGGAGATGTTGTCCCTGGTGGGGGATCGCTCAGGTCGTTGAATCCAAATCTCCAGATTTCTCCGTTGGAGATTATGTGTCTGGCGAAATCGGCTGGCGCGATCACGCTGTTGTAGAAGCGACCACTATGCGCAAGATTGATGCCGGAGCGGCGCCGCTATCGGCGCAAATCGGTGTTGCAGGCATGCCAGGTCTAACCGCCTATGCCAGCATTCATCATTTGGCTGAGGTAAAAGCCGGAGACCATGTGCTGGTTTCTTCTGCCGCCGGACCAGTTGGCGGGACTGTGGGTCAGATTGCTCGCATCATGGGCGCGGCCAATGTTGTCGGTATCGCAGGTTCGGACGAAAAATGTGCTCTGGTGAAGGACGCATACGGTTTTGATGATTGCATCAATTACAAACAAGCAGACTGGAAGGAACGGCTGGCAGCGGCCATGCCTCAGGGTATTAATGTCTATCATGACAATGTCGGCGGTGAACTGCTCGATACCGCGCTCGATAATCTGGCCAATTATGGCCGCGTCGTGCTTTGCGGGTTGGCCTCGCAATATCATGCCGACGAGCGTCCCGTCGGTCCCAATCCGGGAACCTATATCGTTAAGCGCGCCAAAGTCATGGGCCTTGTGGTTTATGATTTTGCGCAGGAGCAAGATGCGGTGACCAAAAAAATCGGCGAATGGATTGCGGAGAAGAAACTCCATTATGTCGAAGATCGCGTGGAAGGTCTCGACCAAGCTCCCATCCTGTTCGAAAAATTGATGCGCGGCGAGAATATTGGCAAATGCGTGGTTGCCGTCGCACCGGAGACTATCTGAGGGAACTGCTATTAAGATACTGCTACGAAGATGAAGCGGGTTGCGATTTACGCGCTCTCATCATCGGCGTAGCCAAAACCCTCCGGTTCCGGCCAGTCCATTGAGGTCATGGCCATGGCCCGAAATAAGCGGCCCATTTCATCAAAATGAGTAAGGCGGTGCAACGCTGCTTCAATTGTTTCCGCTTCTTTAGGCACGGCTTGGGCCAGCGATTTTGCGCGATGATCAATGCCGATTGCTTTGAGCCATTGTCCCTGACCAGTCGGCCCGTGAACATTGAGCAAACGGGTCCGCGCGACATTTGCGAGTTCAAGAAAATTGACATGTGCGGTGAGATCGGATCTGCCGGGGCTTTCAAAAGGACTGATCGGCAGATGGTCTTTAACCGCTTGCAACGTGCTGCCAGTGCCCGGCTCATCATAGCCATAGTCGATCAACAGCAAAACACCGCCTTGTTTGGCTAGGCGGTTGCCCAGCGTACTCAAGATATCAATACTCGCGGGTGAGCTTTCCAATATCGTTCCGATCGGAAATTCGTTTTTGACGGAAATTTTATCGGCAACGGTTTGCGTGCCGGCAATGGCGATGAACTTATTGCGTTCGCGTGCGACCATGTTTCGCCGCCAACCGGCCTGCGTGGAGACAAATTGCTCGATAGGTAGCGCGTCAAAAAACTCGTTGGCGACGATCAGCAGCGGCCCGTCTTCCGGCAATGTGTCCACGGTATCATGCCAAGATGCATGCGCGTGCAATTCCGCCTGTTTGGCTTTGAGAACGGGGCTGGTTTCAACAAAATGAACTTCCGGATCGCAGCCGAATTTTGCCATGGCACGAAAGGCGTCATCGGCGAGCGTGCCCCGACCAGGGCCAAGCTCAACATAATGACAGTGACTCGGCGCACCTTTACGCAACCAGATATCGGCGAGCCATATCCCGATCATCTCGCCAAACATCTGGCTGATTTCGGGCGCTGTTATAAAGTCGCCTGCTTCCCCAAGCGGATCTTTGCTGGCATAATAGGCCGTATTGGCGATACCCATATATTCGCCGAGCGTGATTGGCCCATTTTTGTCAATTTTCGCGGCTAGCAAATGTTCGGCAGAATCGGTTTCAGGCCCTATGTTTTTAGGCAACGCTAGTATCTCCGGATACGGGCTCTATGCGAACCCTGCGACCTTTGGCGGTGAATACCAGATAAAGGCCGAGAAGGATCATGGGTAATGATAGCCATTGACCCATGCTCAAACCCGATTGTTCAACCAGCCATTGCAGCTGTTGATCCGGTTGGCGGAAAAACTCGATTATGAACCGCGCGATTCCATAGTCTAGGGCCGCAACGCCGACCAGCAGGCCCGGTTTATATCTGGCGTCTGTTTTCCAGAACAGGAACCAGAGTACGGCGAACATCAAAACACCTTCCAGGCCTGCTTCATAAAGCTGGCTGGGGTGACGGGCGACTTCTCCACCCATGGGAAAAACCACTGCCCATGATACATCGGTTGCACGGCCCCAAAGCTCGCCGTTGACGAAGTTTGCGAGGCGACCGAAGAATAATCCGAACGGGATTACGCAAGCGACATAGTCGCAGAACCGCAGGAAATTGATCTTCTCTTTGCGGGTCAGCCACCAAATAGCGATAATTACGCCCAAGGTTCCGCCATGCAAGGACATGCCGCCCTGCCAGACTTTGAAGATATCCAGCGGGTTGGCGAGAATGGATGGGTTATAGAAGACTATGTAACCCAATCGTCCGCCGATAATGATGCCGAGCGTTGCCCAGAAGATAAAATCATCCGCGTGGCGGCGTGCCATTGGCGCTCCGGGTTGCGCAATGAGCTTGGTCAGATACCAGTAGCCGATCAAAATGCCCGCCAGATATGCGAGTGAATACCATTTTAACTGGAAAAAGCCGAGATCAAGGGCAGTGGGTGACAGGCCCAGCTCCTCAAATCGCGTAAATTGGGCCGCATTGGCCAAGATTATATCAATCAACTCTTTTCCCCACTATGTTTCGTGTCCATATAAAGGGAAATTCCCCTATACCAAGAGGGAAACAACGGGATTCCAATCTATATCTGGTATCCACATTCGGGAGAGAGAATAAAAATGCCATCTGCACTAGACCTAAAACTGCGAGCAACCCTTGAAGCTATGACGGCCCCCGGTCAGCTGCTTGAACTGGACGAGATTGAAAAATTCGGTGTGAAAATGCCGATCTTTAAACAGGCTCCGGACAATGTCGCCGACTATATGGCGTATTTTAGTGCGCAGCACAGCGACAAGGAATTTCTGGTCGATGGCGATATCCGCCTGACATTTGGTGAAACCTATGCCGCTGCACGGGTATTGGCCGGTGGTCTGATTGAAGGGCACGGCGTAAAACCGGGGGATCGCATCGGAATTGCGGCCCGGAATTCAGCCAATTGGATCATACTGGATATGGCGATCACAATGGCGGGCGGCGTCTGCACCAAATTAAACGGCTGGTGGCAGGGCGATGAACTCGCCGATGGCATCGAAGATGTCAGCTGCTCAATTGTCTTCGCCGATGGACAGCGTGGTGCGCGCCTAAGAGAACTGGATCGCGATTTCGGGGCCGAGCTCATCATTTTCGAGCATGATGTATTGCCGATGGAAGGTCTTAAAGCCTGTCTGGAAAAAGGTGGTAGTGCAGAAACACCGCTGCCGAAACTGGGCGCAGAAGACCTTGCAACCATATTATTTACTTCCGGTTCAACAGGCCGGTCGAAAGGCGCATATTCCGAGCACCGCGCCGTGGTGCAGGGCGCCATGAGTTTTGTAGGCGCCTTTGCAGTCATGGTTGATATTATGGAGAAAGCTGGCGGTATGCCAGAGGGTCAGCCCACCGCACTGGTCTGTGTTCCGTTGTTCCATGTTACAGCATCGGTGCCTCTGGTGCTGGTCAGTTATGCGATTGGCCGCAAGCTGGTGATGCTCAATAAATGGGATGCTGAAGAGGCAATGAAGCTGATTGAGAAAGAAAAGGTTACTTATTTCGTTGGTGTTCCTCTGATGAGCATGGAAATTTATTCGCATCCCAAGGTTAAGGAATATGACCTGTCCAGCTGTGTGTCCATGGCTGCCGGAGGCGCGCCGCGTCCGGTTGAACATGTTAAGCGGATCAAGGAAGGTATGGGTGAAAAAGGCTTCCCGATCATCGGCTATGGCCTGACCGAAACCAACGGCGTTGGCTGCTCCAACACCAATGAGAATTACCTGGAACGCCCGAACAGCACGGGTCGCGCCACTCCGCCAATTGTCGAAGTGCAGATGCTCGACGATGATGGCATGCCGGTTCCGCAGGGCGAACGCGGCGAGGTTTGTATTCGCACGGCGGCTAATTTCAGCGGTTACTGGAACAATGAGGAAGCGACCAAAGCGGCATTTACTAAAGATGGCTTTTTCCGCTCGGGTGATATCGGCTATCTCGACGAAGAGGGCTTTCTCTATATCGTCGACCGCAAAAAAGAGATCATCATTCGCGGCGGTGAGAATATCAGCTGTCAGGAAGTGGAAGCGGCTATTTACGGCAATACCGCTATCGCCGAAGCCTGTATTTTCGGCGTGGAAGACGAGCGTTTTGGCGAAGTACCAGCGTTGGTATATCATGTGAAGCAAGGCCAGAGTCTGCCGCAAGATGCGCTATTGGATTATCTCAAAGGAAAACTGGCGCCGTACAAGATGCCCGTTCATATCTGGGAATATGACGAGCCATTACCTAAATTGGGCACGGCGAAAATAGCAAAGATAGTTTTGGCCAAAAAGCACCGTGAAATGCTGGCCAATACTGCATGAATATAAAGGCAAATATTCCGGAGCCGGCACCCGAACCTGAAAAACGGGTTAGTCGGCAAAGGGATATTATTGATCGGCGCGCGCTGACGGAAGAAATTGATCGGCTGTTCGCCGAACATGGCGTGGCCAAAGCCCGTGCACAGATATTGGCATTGTTGCAGGGCGCTTTAAACCAAGGCCGGGAGGAAATCGGCAAAAGGCTTGTCGAAAACCCTTCGGCTGGCCATGACGCGGCTGCGGCGCAGTCTTTTCTGGTCGATCAACTGATCCGGATCATTCACGATATTGCGGTTAAATATCAATATCCGGTCAGCAATCCGTCGTCCGGTGAACGCATCGCACTGATGGCCGTCGGCGGCTATGGGCGGGGCGAAATGGCACCGCATAGCGATGTCGATATCGCCTTTATCACGCCCTCGAAACAAACCAGTTGGACCGAGCAGATCGTCGAAGCGATGCTCTATTGGCTTTGGGATTTGGGCCTGAAAGTCGGACAAAGTAGCCGTTCCATCGACGAGATGGTGCATATGGCAAAAGATGATCTCTCTATCCGTACGGCTTTGCTGGAAGGGCGATATGTCTGGGGTGACACCGGCGTTTATGAAGAGGCGAAGCTTCGATTTTTCAGTGATGTGGTTGAGGGTACTCATCGGACTTTTGTGTCCGAAAAACTGGCGGAACGAGACTCTCGCCATCACAAAATGGGTGATAGTCGCTACGTCGTCGAACCAAATGTCAAAGAAGGCAAAGGCGGCCTGCGTGATCTGCAGACGCTCTACTGGATTGGCAAATATATTCATCGCGTCGCATCCGCCGAAGACCTGATCGAGGTTGGATTGCTGACACGCGGCGAATTTCTAAGGTTTCGCAAGGCCGCGAATTTTCTTTGGGCCGTGCGCTGCCATATGCACGATATTACTGGCCGCGCGGAAGATCGATTGACTTTTGACTTGCAACCAGAGGTTGCGCGCCGGATGCGCTTTGCAGACCGTAAGGGTAAATCCTCGGTCGAGCGCTTCATGCAATATTATTTCCTGAACGCGAAAGTCGTTGGCAATCTGACCGGCGTGTTTCTCGCGCATCTTGATGAAACCCATAACGCCGGGGTCCGGCGGTTCATTCCAAATATTATACGCCGGCCAAAAAAGCTGAAAGGCTTTATACTGGATCGTGGGCGGCTGGCACTGCCAGACGAGAAATTCTTTGAAAAAGACCCGATCAGGTTGATTGAGATATTCCAGCTCGCTGACAAATATGAGCTGGAAATTCACCCAATGGCTATGCGAGCCGCGCGGAGGGATGCTAAGTTCATTGACAACAATATCCGCAAAAACAAGCGCGCCAACAAACTGTTCATGGAAGTATTATGCTCGCCGCGTGATCCCGAACTGGTGCTCCGCTGGATGAATGAAGCATCAATATTTGGCCGGTTTGTTCCTGATTTTGGTCGCGTTGTCGCGCAGATGCAATTTGATATGTATCACCACTACACGGTGGACGAGCATAGTATCAGGGCAATTGGTCTGTTAGCGAAAATCGGCAGCGGCGAATTGGTTGACGACCATCCCAACTCCACCGAGACAATGAAAAAACTCAAAAACCGGCGTGTGCTTTTTGTCGCGACACTGCTCCATGATATCGCGAAGGGGCGCGGGGGTGATCACAGTATTTTAGGCGCAGAAGTGGCGATGAAGCTCTGTCCGAGATTGGGTCTGGAACCCTATGAGACGGAACTGGTCGCTTGGCTTGTTCGTTCGCATTTGTTGATGTCGGCGATGGCCTTCAAACGCGATCTTTCAGATTACAAGACCATCCAGGATTTTGTCAGCCAAGTAAAAAGCATGGAACGACTTCGGCTGCTAACGGTGTTAACCGTCGTAGACATTCGCGCCGTTGGCCCAGGTGTCTGGAACAGCTGGAAGCGGCAATTGCTAACCGACTTGTTTGAGTCGGCGGAAGAAATGCTGTTGCTTGGCCATAAACAGCGTGGCCGCAAAGAACGCATTGACCAGAAAAAGACGATATTGGCCGAAGCACTGGATTTGTCCAAAGCGCAATTTGATAAACTCGCCAAGCGTCTGAATGACCCATATTGGATTGCCGAACAGAGTGACATCATCGAACAAAATGCAAGGTTGATGATCGCTGCAGGTGAGGATAATCTGGCGATTTCTGCCGAGGCCTATCCTGAGCGGGGTGCGACGCTGGTCACAATTTATGCCGCAGATCATCCGGGATTGTTTTTCCGGATTGCCGGCGGCATTCATGTAGCCGGCGGCAATATTATCGATGCCCGTATTCACACGACGCGTGATGGCATGGCGCTGGATAATTTTCTGGTGCAGGATCAAAAGGGCCGTGCTTTTTCGGAAGCCTCACAACTGGAGCGTTTGAAGCAGGCGGTGGAAGATGCGCTCGCCAATCGCGCAAAGCTAGCGCCGAAGCTCGAAGCGAGGCCCTTGGCTCATTCCCGGGCTGATGCGTTTAAAATTACGCCGATGGCGCTTGTTGATAATGAGGCCTCCAATCGTTTCACGGTTATCGAGGTCAATGCCCAAGATCGACCAGCGCTGTTAAACGCGCTGGCTTATGCGTTGTTTGAATCCAAAGTGACGGTCCATAGTGCGCATATTTCAACCTACGGAGAGCGGGCGGTTGATACATTCTACATCACCGATCTGTTGGGATCGAAGATCGAGAGCAAGGCTAGGCTCAATAGTTTGAAGAAAAAGCTGACCGTTGCCGCGACTTTTCAACCAGTAGGCAAGGAGGCCGCTTAGCCCAGCTTATCTTTAAGCGCTGACAGTGCCCCGAATGGGCCCGCTTCTTCTTCGCTTTTCAGCCCCTGTTGCTTGGCGATTTTTTCGGCGTCCGGACCGCGTGGATAGGGATCAAGAGCGAGGTACAGACTTTGTGCGACCGCCTCACCGATATCGATTTGCGCGTTTTGAAATTCCATGACATCGCAATCTTCCGATGCCAGCTCAATCTCGGCTTCCGGTGTTAGTGCTTCTGCTTGTTTTTTAACGAAGGCGATTTGAAATTCTTCCCGAATGTTCACGGGGAACGGCTGACCGCTTATCGCACAAAATTGCGTTAGCTGTACCTTTAACAGGCCATAGGCTTTGATTTTCTCGCCGTCGGAGACCAATTCATATTCTGCCACAAGCGAAGAGACTTTTGGTAGATCAAAGCGATTGGCCAATTTCGTGCACTCGTCCGCGTTGGCAATAATCTCGCCATTTACGGGTGCTTCGCCGAGATCGGAGAGTTTGACAATTCGCGATAGCTCGGGTGGTGCCAGATCACTCATGCCGAGGTCTCCGGAATTTCTCCGGCGAGAATATTTGTGGTTTTTGTCCTGGCAAGACCATCGCCAAAATTTCGCAGCGCATCAACAACAAGTTTCAGCGCTTGCTCGGCGGGTGCCTCTCCGCGATATAAATTGCGCGTCAGTGCCTCGCCAAGATCAGCTTGGCCGCCAAGCCCGTCTCGATAGGCTGCCATGCGCCCGCCCAGAGCGCCCATCATACGTCCGACATGCTTGCCAACAACCATGTCACCAATACCAATTTGCCGCAGTTGGCCATCCATATCGGAAATAAATAATTCGGTGAGCCAGGTTGTTTCCTGCGCTGTGCTTTCTTCGCTTTCCAGCCGGATCAGCACGAGCGATAATATCGCTGCGATCATGTCAAACCGGCCATCTATGGTATCCGGCACTTCTCCTTCTTCGTACCAAAAAGGCCGCCGTCCTTCCCCGATAATGGCAGCATAGAGCGGCTGCATGATAATGTTGGGGTTCTCATTCGAGAAAAGCCTTTTCAAGATCGACATGATTTTACATTGGCCTTTATAGTTACGGATGCTTTTCGGTCAGGGCGCGCTTTTTACCACCCAAAATGCTGGAGGAGCTATGATATGCTTGGTCACCTATGTTAAGACTAGGTACAGGGCATATTGATATTTCTGCAGCGAGATGCAATGGGCGATTGAATATTCTGCCCAAATCGAATGTGTCGAATTGTTGCAGTCTGTTTTGGAGAATTTTTGAATGACCAGCACGTTGAGAATGGGTTTTGCTGTTACCGGCCTGATTGCCGCAAGCTTGATAGTTTCCGGCTGTACGCGGGTGCGCGGGCATCAGGGCTATATTTCCGACAGTGTGTTAATGTCTGCGGTGCAACCAGGCCTCGATAATCGTCAGTCGGTTGAGGCCTCTCTCGGAAGGCCCACTTTCACTGGACAATTTGATGAAAATACCTGGTATTATGTCTCACGCAGTACCCATCAATATGCGTTTAACTCTCCCACGCCCAAAGAGCAGGAGGTCATGCGGATTACATTTGACCCCGCTGGCAATGTGACAGCCGTTGACAGAACTGGACTTGAACTGGTCGCCAGCATCAACCCTGATGGCGATAAGACGCCAACGCTGGGCCGCAACCGCAGCTTCTTTCAAGAGCTGTTTGGCAACATCGGTGCGGTGGGTGCTCCTGGTACAGGCACCCAGAGAGGAAACGATCCTACACAGCCATAGTGTCTGG is a window encoding:
- a CDS encoding YceD family protein, whose translation is MSDLAPPELSRIVKLSDLGEAPVNGEIIANADECTKLANRFDLPKVSSLVAEYELVSDGEKIKAYGLLKVQLTQFCAISGQPFPVNIREEFQIAFVKKQAEALTPEAEIELASEDCDVMEFQNAQIDIGEAVAQSLYLALDPYPRGPDAEKIAKQQGLKSEEEAGPFGALSALKDKLG
- a CDS encoding class I SAM-dependent methyltransferase; this translates as MPKNIGPETDSAEHLLAAKIDKNGPITLGEYMGIANTAYYASKDPLGEAGDFITAPEISQMFGEMIGIWLADIWLRKGAPSHCHYVELGPGRGTLADDAFRAMAKFGCDPEVHFVETSPVLKAKQAELHAHASWHDTVDTLPEDGPLLIVANEFFDALPIEQFVSTQAGWRRNMVARERNKFIAIAGTQTVADKISVKNEFPIGTILESSPASIDILSTLGNRLAKQGGVLLLIDYGYDEPGTGSTLQAVKDHLPISPFESPGRSDLTAHVNFLELANVARTRLLNVHGPTGQGQWLKAIGIDHRAKSLAQAVPKEAETIEAALHRLTHFDEMGRLFRAMAMTSMDWPEPEGFGYADDESA
- a CDS encoding [protein-PII] uridylyltransferase — translated: MNIKANIPEPAPEPEKRVSRQRDIIDRRALTEEIDRLFAEHGVAKARAQILALLQGALNQGREEIGKRLVENPSAGHDAAAAQSFLVDQLIRIIHDIAVKYQYPVSNPSSGERIALMAVGGYGRGEMAPHSDVDIAFITPSKQTSWTEQIVEAMLYWLWDLGLKVGQSSRSIDEMVHMAKDDLSIRTALLEGRYVWGDTGVYEEAKLRFFSDVVEGTHRTFVSEKLAERDSRHHKMGDSRYVVEPNVKEGKGGLRDLQTLYWIGKYIHRVASAEDLIEVGLLTRGEFLRFRKAANFLWAVRCHMHDITGRAEDRLTFDLQPEVARRMRFADRKGKSSVERFMQYYFLNAKVVGNLTGVFLAHLDETHNAGVRRFIPNIIRRPKKLKGFILDRGRLALPDEKFFEKDPIRLIEIFQLADKYELEIHPMAMRAARRDAKFIDNNIRKNKRANKLFMEVLCSPRDPELVLRWMNEASIFGRFVPDFGRVVAQMQFDMYHHYTVDEHSIRAIGLLAKIGSGELVDDHPNSTETMKKLKNRRVLFVATLLHDIAKGRGGDHSILGAEVAMKLCPRLGLEPYETELVAWLVRSHLLMSAMAFKRDLSDYKTIQDFVSQVKSMERLRLLTVLTVVDIRAVGPGVWNSWKRQLLTDLFESAEEMLLLGHKQRGRKERIDQKKTILAEALDLSKAQFDKLAKRLNDPYWIAEQSDIIEQNARLMIAAGEDNLAISAEAYPERGATLVTIYAADHPGLFFRIAGGIHVAGGNIIDARIHTTRDGMALDNFLVQDQKGRAFSEASQLERLKQAVEDALANRAKLAPKLEARPLAHSRADAFKITPMALVDNEASNRFTVIEVNAQDRPALLNALAYALFESKVTVHSAHISTYGERAVDTFYITDLLGSKIESKARLNSLKKKLTVAATFQPVGKEAA
- a CDS encoding outer membrane protein assembly factor BamE, encoding MTSTLRMGFAVTGLIAASLIVSGCTRVRGHQGYISDSVLMSAVQPGLDNRQSVEASLGRPTFTGQFDENTWYYVSRSTHQYAFNSPTPKEQEVMRITFDPAGNVTAVDRTGLELVASINPDGDKTPTLGRNRSFFQELFGNIGAVGAPGTGTQRGNDPTQP
- a CDS encoding zinc-binding dehydrogenase → MGAANVVGIAGSDEKCALVKDAYGFDDCINYKQADWKERLAAAMPQGINVYHDNVGGELLDTALDNLANYGRVVLCGLASQYHADERPVGPNPGTYIVKRAKVMGLVVYDFAQEQDAVTKKIGEWIAEKKLHYVEDRVEGLDQAPILFEKLMRGENIGKCVVAVAPETI
- a CDS encoding ubiquinol-cytochrome C chaperone family protein — protein: MSILKRLFSNENPNIIMQPLYAAIIGEGRRPFWYEEGEVPDTIDGRFDMIAAILSLVLIRLESEESTAQETTWLTELFISDMDGQLRQIGIGDMVVGKHVGRMMGALGGRMAAYRDGLGGQADLGEALTRNLYRGEAPAEQALKLVVDALRNFGDGLARTKTTNILAGEIPETSA
- the lgt gene encoding prolipoprotein diacylglyceryl transferase, with translation MIDIILANAAQFTRFEELGLSPTALDLGFFQLKWYSLAYLAGILIGYWYLTKLIAQPGAPMARRHADDFIFWATLGIIIGGRLGYIVFYNPSILANPLDIFKVWQGGMSLHGGTLGVIIAIWWLTRKEKINFLRFCDYVACVIPFGLFFGRLANFVNGELWGRATDVSWAVVFPMGGEVARHPSQLYEAGLEGVLMFAVLWFLFWKTDARYKPGLLVGVAALDYGIARFIIEFFRQPDQQLQWLVEQSGLSMGQWLSLPMILLGLYLVFTAKGRRVRIEPVSGDTSVA
- a CDS encoding class I adenylate-forming enzyme family protein, translating into MPSALDLKLRATLEAMTAPGQLLELDEIEKFGVKMPIFKQAPDNVADYMAYFSAQHSDKEFLVDGDIRLTFGETYAAARVLAGGLIEGHGVKPGDRIGIAARNSANWIILDMAITMAGGVCTKLNGWWQGDELADGIEDVSCSIVFADGQRGARLRELDRDFGAELIIFEHDVLPMEGLKACLEKGGSAETPLPKLGAEDLATILFTSGSTGRSKGAYSEHRAVVQGAMSFVGAFAVMVDIMEKAGGMPEGQPTALVCVPLFHVTASVPLVLVSYAIGRKLVMLNKWDAEEAMKLIEKEKVTYFVGVPLMSMEIYSHPKVKEYDLSSCVSMAAGGAPRPVEHVKRIKEGMGEKGFPIIGYGLTETNGVGCSNTNENYLERPNSTGRATPPIVEVQMLDDDGMPVPQGERGEVCIRTAANFSGYWNNEEATKAAFTKDGFFRSGDIGYLDEEGFLYIVDRKKEIIIRGGENISCQEVEAAIYGNTAIAEACIFGVEDERFGEVPALVYHVKQGQSLPQDALLDYLKGKLAPYKMPVHIWEYDEPLPKLGTAKIAKIVLAKKHREMLANTA